The Streptomyces kanamyceticus genome window below encodes:
- a CDS encoding thioesterase II family protein, translating to MTAAPPGPAHRWLRPLNPPTAGIRLVCFPHAGGSASVYRRWLPHLPDGYELWAVQYPGREDRVSEPAPPDLGSLSRHVAFALQWAADRPYALVGHSMGAVVAYETCHRLARLGLPAPRYLVVSGSPSPGQAAAACHAEAGKPPQWLDAQESAGAESVELATQALESDLALLAAYDPSDRPRLALPLTVLRGADDPGLPPAAADAWHSVTTAPARTVPLRGDHFTCFTDPGDTVRAAVAAVEGR from the coding sequence GTGACAGCGGCGCCCCCAGGCCCCGCACATCGATGGCTGCGGCCTCTGAACCCCCCTACAGCAGGCATACGGCTCGTCTGCTTCCCCCACGCAGGGGGCAGTGCCAGTGTCTACCGGCGCTGGCTGCCGCACCTGCCCGACGGCTACGAACTCTGGGCGGTGCAGTACCCCGGGCGCGAAGACCGGGTGAGCGAGCCCGCGCCCCCCGATCTGGGCTCCCTCTCACGGCATGTGGCTTTCGCGCTGCAGTGGGCGGCCGACCGGCCCTACGCGCTCGTCGGGCACAGCATGGGTGCCGTCGTCGCCTACGAAACCTGTCACCGCCTCGCCCGTCTCGGCCTGCCTGCTCCCCGCTATCTCGTCGTCTCCGGCAGTCCCTCACCGGGCCAGGCTGCTGCGGCCTGCCACGCCGAGGCGGGCAAGCCCCCGCAGTGGCTCGACGCCCAGGAGTCGGCCGGAGCCGAGTCCGTTGAACTCGCGACCCAGGCCCTTGAGAGCGATCTTGCCCTCCTCGCAGCATACGACCCATCGGACCGGCCCCGGCTTGCTCTGCCCCTGACCGTGCTGCGCGGTGCCGACGACCCCGGACTGCCTCCCGCGGCCGCAGACGCCTGGCACAGCGTCACCACCGCACCGGCCCGTACGGTGCCGCTGCGTGGGGACCACTTCACCTGCTTCACCGATCCCGGCGACACCGTGCGGGCCGCAGTGGCAGCGGTCGAGGGACGCTGA
- a CDS encoding amino acid adenylation domain-containing protein yields MTRQAGPASFPLTDVQHAYLLGRQDGLPLGGIGCHMSFEFDQTVALDPSRLAVAYQRLQERHVSLRSAFADPDQATPCERVPGQLAVRDLASATLDAVTCELGLVREQVASQRLDVARGQVTDLRLTLLPGGGSRLHVDIDLLAADPPAIRVLLDELAALYEGETLPAPGDFGRCRSALQDTVAVGDTGPCPPLAAPRLPYAMEPEDLAGPPRFTRREVALPAPAWRSIQEMARMTGVRAESVLFAAFVATLKRFDVAPDTGFALNLPVFDRPQDTGVPATCTLGDFSRLLAVAVPAREPCSLKDLALWADRALQADAPTVAALREAARRRGEAAPPLGVVYTALERSWASARCEAVIGPPVWMVSHTPQVWLDCLAYPSSDAADSGMVLAWDAVDDVFRPGVLDGMTEYCGEVLTAYAGRDWDAPPTDRLPEKQHEARRRTNDTWAPPSGALLHQHFFESAAREPRRLCLHHDGNSLSRGELRERALRLAGELKRRGLRAREPVGVCLTSGEAQVVSVLAVLAAGGCYVPVSPEQPARRLEQVLRVSGARYSICDDDVPGSGDGPAPVAWHIALDTSREPLAHPVHSAPDDPAYIIFTSGSTGTPKGVEVSHRSAVNTLEDLNRRWDVGPMDGCLSVSALDFDLSVYEIFGLLMAGGHVVMPNTDERRDPEAWLRLILAHRVTVWDSVPVLLDMLLTAGELGTPPDSLRLVLTGGDWIGTDLPGRLRRLAPECRFVACGGATEGAVYSNFFEVEETDPTWTSIPYGTPLRNQSYRAVDRRGRDCPDWVPGELWIGGTGVALGYRGDPQRTAERFVEYDGQRWYRTGDLGRYRSDGTLEFLGRADHQIKLNGYRIELGEIENVLGTHHDVDKAAAVLAGEGPRRRIVVFLLPREDSMDMEDVRAHAGRWLPAYARPADYLLLPELPRNANGKIDRKQLIAWAAPQQEAVPQEPPLPGTEEALCQEWTRLLGSSPRSRHDSFFGLGADSLLTMRLSLAVKDRFGVRVPLRRLQAAATLAAMARAIDDAPDAVPQDAS; encoded by the coding sequence ATGACCCGGCAAGCCGGACCAGCCTCATTCCCCCTCACCGATGTTCAGCACGCCTATCTCCTGGGCCGCCAGGACGGGCTGCCGCTCGGCGGCATCGGGTGCCACATGTCGTTCGAGTTCGACCAGACCGTGGCACTCGACCCAAGCCGGCTGGCCGTGGCCTACCAGCGGCTACAGGAACGGCACGTATCCCTACGCTCAGCCTTCGCGGATCCTGACCAGGCGACCCCCTGCGAACGGGTCCCCGGACAACTTGCCGTACGCGATCTCGCCTCAGCGACCCTCGACGCCGTGACATGCGAACTCGGCCTGGTGCGCGAACAGGTGGCCTCGCAGCGTCTGGACGTGGCACGAGGTCAGGTGACGGATCTGCGACTCACGCTCCTCCCCGGGGGCGGCTCGCGCCTGCACGTCGACATCGATCTTCTTGCCGCCGACCCGCCCGCCATCAGGGTTCTCCTCGACGAACTGGCCGCGCTCTACGAGGGAGAAACGCTGCCTGCGCCCGGTGACTTCGGGCGCTGCCGCAGTGCTCTGCAGGACACCGTGGCCGTCGGCGACACCGGGCCCTGCCCTCCGCTCGCCGCACCCCGGCTGCCGTACGCCATGGAGCCCGAGGATCTGGCAGGCCCCCCGCGCTTCACCCGCAGGGAAGTGGCCCTGCCGGCTCCGGCCTGGCGCAGCATCCAGGAGATGGCACGGATGACCGGCGTAAGGGCCGAGTCCGTGCTGTTCGCCGCCTTCGTCGCCACTCTGAAGCGCTTTGATGTCGCACCGGACACGGGCTTCGCGCTGAACTTGCCGGTGTTCGACAGGCCGCAGGACACCGGTGTACCGGCGACCTGCACCCTTGGAGACTTCAGCCGCCTGCTGGCCGTCGCGGTTCCGGCGCGGGAGCCGTGCAGCCTCAAGGATCTCGCCCTGTGGGCCGACCGCGCGCTGCAGGCCGACGCACCCACCGTCGCGGCCCTCCGGGAGGCGGCCCGCCGCCGTGGCGAGGCCGCGCCGCCACTCGGCGTCGTGTACACAGCCCTCGAACGGAGCTGGGCCTCCGCGCGATGCGAGGCTGTGATCGGCCCTCCGGTCTGGATGGTGTCCCACACCCCTCAGGTGTGGCTCGACTGTCTTGCCTATCCGTCCTCGGACGCCGCGGACAGCGGCATGGTGCTGGCATGGGACGCGGTCGACGACGTGTTCCGGCCCGGAGTGCTGGACGGCATGACCGAGTACTGCGGCGAGGTCCTGACCGCCTATGCCGGGCGCGACTGGGACGCCCCGCCCACCGACCGGCTGCCCGAGAAGCAGCACGAGGCACGCCGCCGTACCAACGACACCTGGGCCCCGCCGAGCGGGGCGCTACTGCACCAGCACTTCTTCGAGTCGGCGGCCCGCGAACCCCGACGCCTCTGCCTCCACCACGACGGCAACTCCCTCAGCCGTGGCGAACTCCGAGAGCGGGCCCTGAGGTTGGCGGGCGAACTGAAACGGCGAGGACTGCGTGCGCGTGAGCCGGTCGGCGTGTGCCTCACCTCGGGTGAGGCACAGGTCGTCTCCGTACTCGCGGTTCTGGCCGCGGGCGGCTGCTACGTCCCCGTCAGTCCGGAGCAACCCGCGCGGCGGCTGGAGCAAGTACTGCGGGTCTCCGGGGCGCGGTACTCGATCTGCGACGACGACGTGCCAGGCAGCGGAGACGGCCCGGCGCCCGTGGCCTGGCACATCGCCCTGGACACCTCCCGTGAGCCCCTGGCCCACCCCGTACACAGCGCACCGGACGATCCCGCCTACATCATCTTCACGTCGGGTTCCACCGGCACGCCCAAAGGCGTGGAGGTGAGCCATCGGTCTGCCGTCAACACCCTGGAGGATCTCAACCGGCGTTGGGACGTGGGCCCGATGGACGGCTGTCTGTCGGTTTCCGCCCTGGATTTCGACCTCTCCGTCTACGAGATCTTCGGGCTGCTGATGGCCGGCGGTCATGTGGTCATGCCGAACACCGACGAACGACGCGATCCCGAGGCATGGCTCCGTCTCATCCTCGCCCACCGTGTCACCGTCTGGGACTCCGTACCCGTTCTACTCGACATGCTGCTCACGGCCGGCGAACTGGGCACCCCGCCCGACAGCCTCCGGCTCGTTCTCACCGGAGGCGACTGGATCGGGACGGACCTGCCCGGGCGGCTGCGCCGCCTGGCCCCCGAGTGCCGCTTCGTCGCCTGCGGGGGCGCCACGGAAGGCGCGGTGTATTCCAACTTCTTCGAGGTGGAGGAGACCGACCCCACCTGGACGTCCATTCCGTACGGCACCCCGTTGCGTAACCAGAGCTATCGCGCAGTCGACCGCCGCGGCCGCGACTGTCCCGACTGGGTGCCCGGCGAGCTGTGGATCGGCGGGACCGGAGTGGCGCTCGGATACCGAGGCGACCCGCAGCGCACCGCCGAACGGTTCGTCGAGTACGACGGACAGCGCTGGTACCGCACCGGGGACCTGGGCCGCTACCGGTCCGACGGAACCCTGGAGTTCCTCGGCCGCGCCGACCATCAGATCAAGCTCAACGGGTACCGCATCGAACTCGGCGAGATCGAGAACGTGTTGGGCACGCACCACGATGTCGACAAGGCCGCCGCCGTGCTGGCCGGAGAAGGGCCGCGGCGACGCATTGTGGTGTTCCTGCTGCCGCGCGAGGACAGCATGGACATGGAAGACGTCCGTGCCCACGCCGGCCGCTGGTTGCCCGCCTACGCCCGGCCTGCCGACTACCTGCTGCTGCCCGAGCTTCCTCGCAACGCCAACGGGAAGATCGACCGCAAACAGCTGATCGCGTGGGCGGCACCGCAGCAGGAGGCCGTACCGCAGGAGCCTCCTCTGCCCGGGACAGAAGAGGCCCTGTGTCAGGAATGGACCCGGCTGCTGGGCAGTTCCCCGCGCTCGCGGCATGACAGCTTCTTCGGTCTGGGAGCTGACAGTCTGCTTACGATGCGGCTGTCGCTGGCGGTGAAGGACCGCTTCGGGGTACGCGTCCCGCTGCGACGTCTGCAGGCCGCCGCCACCCTGGCCGCCATGGCACGCGCGATCGACGACGCACCGGACGCCGTCCCCCAGGATGCCTCGTGA
- a CDS encoding acyl-CoA dehydrogenase family protein, giving the protein MIDEITSRILGRHPEQRELHARLVEFLDRHLAEPVCEQDAQPDWAALRRRAAAAGLTTIGIGSPHSAGHVAQGMAAFLAGQRDCDARELFGVGHAAMILRHGSPSLAHLVHRRAVEEGSLVGVAVSEPQSGSDLRGLRTVAVDHDDHLVLSGTKGFISRVQEAVGFVVFCKILTADSGRARARGEGEGPAGMRDVPLSAVWIPQDVPGLHHDVSPALGIRGWSFGHLELSDVRVRRDWLVGPPGRGRHVFDTHFAPWRLLMALVCLGAAAAAIEESMAHARQRHIGAGTLASLPAVVTRLGRAAAEIASATSWCFALLDDLDHGVDSSTGSAAAKALATECAYRAVDLALQLHGSEGYTEYTPMEKRLRDIRGLCIADGPNDALFSAAAHSLLRSPALVQRPKAQHDARPPAS; this is encoded by the coding sequence GTGATCGACGAGATCACCAGCCGGATCCTGGGACGGCATCCGGAGCAGCGTGAACTCCACGCTCGGCTTGTCGAGTTCCTTGACCGTCATCTGGCCGAGCCTGTCTGCGAGCAGGATGCCCAGCCGGACTGGGCGGCGCTGCGTCGCCGTGCCGCTGCTGCGGGACTGACCACGATCGGAATCGGTTCACCGCACAGTGCGGGTCATGTGGCGCAGGGCATGGCCGCGTTCCTCGCCGGGCAACGGGACTGCGACGCGCGGGAACTGTTCGGCGTCGGGCATGCCGCCATGATTCTGCGGCACGGCTCGCCCTCCCTGGCCCACCTCGTACACCGCCGCGCGGTGGAAGAGGGAAGCCTCGTCGGAGTCGCCGTCAGCGAGCCCCAGTCGGGATCGGACCTACGCGGTCTGCGGACGGTCGCGGTCGACCACGACGATCATCTGGTCCTCAGCGGGACGAAGGGGTTCATCAGCAGAGTTCAGGAGGCGGTGGGCTTCGTCGTTTTCTGTAAAATCCTGACTGCGGACTCGGGACGCGCCCGCGCGCGGGGCGAAGGCGAGGGCCCGGCCGGGATGCGCGATGTGCCGCTGTCGGCCGTGTGGATCCCCCAGGACGTCCCGGGCCTGCACCACGACGTCAGTCCTGCTCTGGGCATACGAGGTTGGTCCTTCGGGCACCTGGAGCTGTCCGATGTACGGGTGCGCAGGGACTGGCTGGTGGGCCCGCCCGGTCGCGGGCGCCATGTCTTCGACACGCACTTCGCGCCGTGGCGTTTGCTGATGGCTCTTGTCTGCCTCGGGGCGGCGGCAGCAGCGATCGAGGAATCCATGGCTCATGCCCGCCAACGACACATCGGTGCCGGGACGCTCGCTTCGCTTCCCGCCGTCGTCACCCGGCTGGGCCGGGCAGCGGCCGAAATCGCCTCCGCGACCAGCTGGTGCTTCGCTCTCCTCGACGACCTCGATCACGGTGTCGACAGCAGCACGGGCAGCGCAGCGGCCAAGGCACTGGCCACGGAGTGCGCCTATCGCGCCGTGGACCTCGCACTGCAGCTCCACGGCAGCGAGGGGTACACGGAGTACACCCCCATGGAGAAGCGACTGCGGGACATTCGCGGCCTGTGTATCGCGGACGGCCCCAACGACGCTCTGTTCAGCGCCGCGGCCCACTCCCTGCTCCGCTCGCCTGCCCTTGTCCAACGTCCCAAGGCGCAACACGACGCGCGGCCGCCCGCGTCGTGA
- a CDS encoding aspartate aminotransferase family protein, translating into MPLSYTDALEIVSGRGRTVRGGDGRDYLDFYSGVAANMLGYDVPQVREAIERQLRTGVVHTSTFYLIRSQIELAERIGRLSAIDDPVAFFTCSGTEAVETALLLATEYRRSRHVIALRDSYHGRSFGALAVTGDRRWQGAGLTPLSVDHVPGGPVRADAGEDWVASCTRRLTRVLDDAAGPVAALIAEPVQGVAGAAPLADGQLAAYARVVRERGALLICDEVQTGWGRTGRLWGYQWDEDVRPDLLVFAKGVAGGLPLGGVVGRRDVMSCLPMPSVSTFGGNPLSTAAALATLDLIEERDLTTRALHTGRALRSLLTGGLHGLASVRRVQGRGLLLGVAFQDPATAGPSAAVARAVQEKCRENGLLVGLGGTTGHCVRVMPPLTVTDDEVRQGAALLVQAAREVDQHWRNS; encoded by the coding sequence CGTCTCCGGGCGCGGACGCACCGTGCGCGGCGGTGACGGACGCGACTACCTCGACTTCTACTCCGGCGTCGCCGCGAACATGCTCGGCTACGACGTCCCGCAGGTACGGGAGGCGATCGAGCGCCAGCTGCGCACCGGCGTCGTGCACACGTCCACCTTCTATCTCATCCGCTCCCAGATCGAGTTGGCCGAACGCATCGGGCGACTCTCCGCGATCGACGACCCCGTGGCGTTCTTCACCTGCTCCGGCACCGAGGCGGTGGAGACAGCCCTGCTCCTTGCCACCGAGTACCGGCGCAGTCGGCACGTCATCGCACTGCGCGACAGTTACCACGGCCGGTCGTTCGGTGCCCTCGCAGTCACTGGTGACCGGCGGTGGCAGGGCGCCGGGCTGACGCCCTTGAGCGTTGATCACGTGCCAGGAGGCCCCGTCCGGGCCGACGCGGGCGAAGACTGGGTCGCCTCGTGCACGCGACGGCTGACCCGTGTGCTCGACGACGCCGCTGGCCCGGTTGCCGCCCTGATCGCGGAACCTGTGCAGGGAGTGGCCGGTGCCGCGCCTCTCGCAGACGGCCAACTCGCCGCTTACGCCCGGGTGGTGCGCGAGCGGGGAGCGCTGCTGATCTGTGACGAGGTGCAGACTGGCTGGGGGCGCACCGGCCGCCTGTGGGGCTACCAGTGGGACGAAGACGTCCGCCCCGACCTTTTAGTCTTCGCCAAGGGAGTCGCCGGCGGCCTCCCTCTGGGAGGGGTTGTCGGCCGGCGCGACGTCATGTCGTGTCTGCCCATGCCGTCCGTCTCGACGTTCGGCGGCAACCCGCTGTCCACGGCCGCGGCCCTCGCCACGCTGGACCTGATCGAGGAACGTGACCTGACCACACGGGCCTTGCACACCGGAAGAGCCCTGCGCTCCCTGCTGACCGGCGGGCTGCACGGGCTCGCGAGCGTACGCCGGGTGCAGGGGCGCGGACTGCTGCTCGGAGTGGCCTTCCAGGATCCGGCCACCGCCGGCCCCTCGGCCGCGGTCGCCCGCGCCGTGCAGGAGAAGTGCCGGGAGAACGGCCTCTTGGTGGGACTCGGCGGGACCACCGGCCACTGCGTGCGCGTCATGCCGCCGCTGACCGTGACCGATGACGAAGTCCGCCAAGGCGCCGCACTGTTGGTTCAGGCTGCACGCGAGGTGGACCAGCACTGGAGGAATTCATGA
- a CDS encoding MFS transporter, translated as MRQSLPLRVTAQETFASLHNRAFRVYLSGQLAAHTGTWMIRIAQDWLVLQLTGSSTAVGATIALQFMPLLVFGLYGGVLADRCAKRHLLLTTQATFGLVGAVLAVLAFTHTVNAWHIYAAALLCGLASAVDNPTRQSFLSDLVDSGDVRNAVSLNIAVFQLSRMLGPAVASALLTTTDSSWGFLGGALLFLGPMRTLTSLGADDAPRSRSPVRSQGCLREGMRCVADRPDLTAVIALSTLTGTFGYAYPVWLSAFAADTFPTGVGLYGMFNTAMAMGALIGALLTSRGGSTRVRELSGHGAVLGLLEAAAAVAPTAWSFTVLITLVGTVSMVFSTRSNAHIQLSTPPHVRGRVLSIYLAGFVGGTSLGCPIIGWITDLHGPRIGLLTSGTVCVLTAAVITCTLAPQCRSSSPWLRLSTRSSPDRR; from the coding sequence GTGAGGCAGTCACTGCCCTTGCGGGTCACCGCCCAGGAAACGTTCGCCTCGCTGCACAACCGTGCCTTCCGCGTCTACCTCAGCGGCCAGCTCGCAGCCCACACCGGCACATGGATGATCCGTATCGCTCAGGACTGGCTGGTCCTCCAGCTGACAGGGTCGTCAACGGCTGTCGGGGCCACCATCGCGCTGCAGTTCATGCCGCTGCTGGTCTTTGGCCTGTACGGCGGAGTGCTCGCCGACCGCTGTGCCAAACGGCACCTGCTCCTGACAACTCAAGCAACCTTCGGCCTGGTCGGCGCCGTCCTGGCAGTACTGGCCTTCACCCACACGGTCAACGCCTGGCACATCTACGCGGCGGCCCTCCTGTGTGGCCTGGCCTCGGCCGTCGACAACCCGACCAGGCAGTCGTTCCTCAGCGACCTGGTGGACAGCGGCGACGTACGCAACGCCGTGTCGCTGAACATCGCCGTCTTCCAGCTGTCCCGCATGCTGGGCCCCGCCGTCGCCAGCGCCCTTCTCACCACCACTGACAGCAGTTGGGGCTTCCTCGGCGGCGCGTTGCTGTTCTTGGGGCCCATGCGGACGCTGACCAGCCTCGGCGCCGATGACGCACCGCGGTCGCGGAGCCCCGTCCGTTCCCAGGGCTGTCTGCGCGAGGGCATGCGCTGTGTCGCCGACCGGCCGGACCTGACCGCCGTCATCGCCCTGTCCACACTCACGGGTACGTTCGGCTACGCGTACCCCGTCTGGCTTTCCGCCTTCGCCGCCGATACCTTTCCCACCGGCGTCGGCCTGTACGGGATGTTCAACACCGCGATGGCGATGGGCGCGCTGATCGGGGCACTCCTGACCAGCCGCGGCGGCTCCACCCGTGTGCGGGAACTCAGCGGCCATGGCGCGGTGTTGGGTCTCCTGGAGGCGGCCGCAGCAGTCGCTCCGACCGCCTGGAGCTTCACTGTGCTGATCACCCTGGTCGGGACAGTCAGCATGGTCTTCAGCACCCGATCGAACGCTCACATCCAACTCTCCACCCCGCCCCACGTGCGCGGTCGGGTCCTGAGCATCTACCTCGCGGGCTTCGTCGGCGGAACCTCACTGGGCTGCCCGATCATCGGCTGGATCACCGATCTCCACGGCCCCCGCATCGGGCTCCTCACAAGCGGCACTGTCTGCGTTCTCACCGCGGCCGTCATCACGTGCACCCTCGCACCGCAGTGCCGATCCTCTTCGCCGTGGCTGCGGCTCTCCACCCGCAGCAGTCCTGACCGTCGTTGA
- a CDS encoding 2,3,4,5-tetrahydropyridine-2,6-dicarboxylate N-succinyltransferase: MAISYSAVAAIRADIEEIWEGRDVVPRATPGARAALDAALGLMDTGQERLARVVDGEVVVQEWLRRTLLLLYLYTQPQSAKFGPFATVDKFPLKSGPSAPGVTVSPGAVVRRGSYQGPGVIVMPSHLGIGTFVDEDSLVDTWVGVGSGAQIGKRVHVGGGSGVGGLLEPEAVTPVVIEDDAFIGARSMIYSGARVGEGAVLGVGALLTDSIPVIDAATGCELSRGYAPPWTVAVPAMRSREFDGGTFGLPCLLVVKHLPEGERHGKARLNALVHSRAAAGPDQYAGPAYGQAALMTHRDFV, translated from the coding sequence ATGGCGATCAGTTACTCCGCAGTCGCGGCAATTCGTGCCGACATCGAAGAGATCTGGGAAGGCCGGGACGTCGTACCGCGTGCGACACCAGGTGCACGAGCAGCGCTGGACGCCGCGCTGGGCTTGATGGATACCGGACAAGAACGCCTGGCGCGGGTGGTGGACGGTGAAGTCGTCGTCCAGGAATGGCTGAGGCGGACTCTGCTCTTGCTGTATCTCTATACCCAGCCGCAGTCCGCGAAGTTCGGACCGTTCGCCACCGTCGACAAGTTCCCGCTCAAGTCAGGCCCGTCGGCTCCCGGTGTCACGGTGTCGCCCGGCGCGGTCGTACGCCGCGGGAGCTACCAGGGGCCGGGCGTCATCGTCATGCCCAGCCACTTGGGCATCGGAACGTTCGTCGACGAGGACAGCCTGGTGGACACCTGGGTCGGGGTCGGGTCGGGTGCGCAGATCGGCAAGCGGGTCCATGTCGGAGGCGGGAGCGGCGTAGGCGGCTTGTTGGAGCCCGAGGCCGTCACGCCCGTGGTGATCGAGGACGACGCCTTCATCGGAGCCCGCTCCATGATCTATAGCGGTGCCCGGGTCGGTGAAGGTGCGGTGCTGGGCGTGGGGGCGCTGCTCACCGACAGTATTCCGGTGATCGACGCCGCCACGGGGTGCGAACTCAGCCGCGGATACGCGCCCCCTTGGACGGTTGCCGTGCCGGCCATGCGATCGCGTGAATTCGACGGCGGCACGTTCGGATTGCCCTGCCTGCTGGTCGTCAAGCACCTGCCCGAAGGCGAGCGCCACGGCAAGGCCAGGCTCAACGCTCTCGTGCACTCCCGAGCCGCGGCCGGACCAGATCAGTACGCCGGGCCCGCCTACGGTCAGGCCGCCCTCATGACACACCGGGACTTCGTGTGA